From Microcystis aeruginosa NIES-2549, a single genomic window includes:
- a CDS encoding pentapeptide repeat-containing protein: MKELERYYKVLGLDHGASLDEINQAYKDLVFIWHPDRIPKDNQRLLEKATAKLQEINHAREQLRQIHQNSPKRSNSPPKTEKQPAHAHKTASPYQPHPSQPGQNSQTHSHKTHSQQTHSQQTHSQQTHSQQTHSQHSHSQNNHQVHNHGTGRPHYRDLNGADLQGANLKEKDLSSRSLIGADLSHADLSDSFLHKVNLEKANLYKANLFRANLLEANLKGANLQEANLIGADLSGADLSAADLRGAKIGFGKRIMVKLTRAILTGTILPDGSIHQ; encoded by the coding sequence ATGAAAGAATTGGAGCGATACTATAAAGTTTTAGGGTTAGATCATGGGGCATCTCTCGATGAGATCAATCAAGCCTACAAGGATTTGGTGTTTATTTGGCATCCCGATCGCATTCCCAAAGATAATCAGCGTCTTTTGGAAAAAGCCACCGCTAAACTGCAAGAAATTAACCATGCTAGGGAACAATTGCGGCAAATTCATCAAAATTCTCCTAAACGCTCCAATTCCCCCCCTAAAACTGAAAAACAGCCCGCCCACGCTCATAAAACTGCCTCCCCCTATCAGCCTCACCCTAGCCAACCCGGCCAAAATTCACAAACCCACAGTCATAAAACCCATAGTCAACAAACCCATAGTCAACAAACCCATAGTCAACAAACCCATAGTCAACAAACCCATAGTCAACACAGCCACTCCCAGAATAACCATCAGGTCCACAATCATGGCACTGGGCGCCCTCACTATCGGGATTTAAACGGAGCCGATTTACAGGGGGCTAACCTGAAAGAAAAAGATCTCTCTAGTCGCAGTCTCATCGGAGCAGATTTAAGCCATGCCGACTTAAGCGATAGCTTCCTGCACAAAGTTAACCTAGAAAAAGCTAATCTGTATAAAGCTAATCTTTTTCGCGCCAATCTCCTCGAAGCGAACCTTAAAGGCGCAAATTTACAGGAAGCCAATCTCATCGGGGCGGATTTAAGTGGGGCGGATCTGTCGGCGGCGGATTTACGCGGGGCAAAAATTGGCTTTGGTAAGCGTATTATGGTGAAATTAACCAGGGCAATTTTAACGGGAACAATTCTCCCCGATGGTTCGATTCATCAATGA
- a CDS encoding AI-2E family transporter — MKFGQWLGFICLIMALYVLWQIRQLLLLIFMAIVFTVALNRCVKGLQRLGIKRGLAILITLLTSLAIVILFFIIIVPPFIEQFQKLIELLPQAWDLVRNNSIQWRQQFQFDWLPSLPNLSDLVQQLQPLGTFVFSNFFTFFSNSVTAILQLLFVLVLAMMMLVNPQPYRQAFLKLFPNFYRRRAEEILTLSEAGLGNWLLGIAISSTMVGLFSGFGLLLLQINLVLVHAILAGLLNFIPNIGPTASVIFPILIAVIDAPWKIVAILILYFIIQNVESYWLTPTVMAKQVSLLPAITLIAQIFFAQMFGILGLLLALPLTVVVKTWLDELLFKDILDQWDHGHKKS; from the coding sequence GTGAAATTTGGTCAGTGGTTGGGGTTTATCTGTTTAATAATGGCTCTCTATGTATTGTGGCAGATTCGACAGCTGTTATTATTGATTTTTATGGCGATCGTGTTTACCGTAGCCTTAAATAGATGTGTGAAAGGATTGCAGAGATTGGGGATTAAAAGGGGGTTGGCTATTTTAATTACCCTGCTGACGAGTCTAGCAATTGTGATTTTATTTTTTATAATTATTGTTCCCCCCTTTATCGAACAGTTTCAAAAATTAATTGAACTTTTACCGCAAGCTTGGGATTTAGTCCGTAATAACTCGATTCAATGGCGACAACAATTCCAATTTGATTGGTTGCCATCGCTGCCTAATTTAAGTGATTTAGTCCAGCAGTTACAACCTTTAGGAACCTTTGTTTTTAGTAACTTTTTTACTTTCTTTTCTAACTCAGTTACGGCCATTTTGCAATTATTATTCGTGCTGGTGTTAGCAATGATGATGTTAGTCAACCCCCAACCCTATCGACAAGCTTTCTTAAAATTATTTCCTAACTTCTATCGTCGTCGTGCTGAGGAAATTCTTACCCTATCGGAAGCGGGTTTGGGTAATTGGTTGTTGGGAATTGCCATTAGTTCAACTATGGTAGGATTATTCAGTGGTTTCGGTCTTTTGCTTCTACAAATTAATCTAGTTCTCGTTCATGCTATCCTAGCAGGATTGCTCAATTTTATCCCTAATATCGGACCGACTGCTAGTGTGATTTTTCCGATCCTCATTGCTGTTATCGATGCACCTTGGAAAATTGTCGCTATTCTGATTCTCTATTTTATTATCCAAAATGTCGAAAGTTATTGGCTGACACCAACTGTCATGGCTAAACAGGTATCTTTGCTACCGGCAATTACCCTAATCGCTCAAATTTTCTTCGCTCAAATGTTTGGCATCTTAGGTTTATTGTTGGCTTTACCTTTGACGGTGGTAGTAAAAACATGGTTAGATGAATTATTATTCAAAGACATTTTAGATCAATGGGATCACGGCCATAAAAAATCTTAA
- a CDS encoding DUF2079 domain-containing protein: MPKKNDLFWLIGCATIILFICSATRHILFQSNALDLGWFDQGVYLISQGKPPIISFVDYHILGDHIAFILYPIALLYKIYPSVYWLLFLQAFSLSLGAFPLWQLAIEAGLEEKKAYTLALVYLLYPLIFNVNLFDFHPEVIAVPAIFWTILAARLNNLWGFCLGIIIILGCKAILSLTLLGMGIWLLLWEKKKIPGIIAMISGILWFIITTKLLIPLLTGKSAVIEMADSRYSYLGDSLPAIIFNLFLKPDLVLGKIFTGNNLEYLILLIIPLVWGLSWRYSAPIIAAIPALALNLLADHAPQKNLTTQYSLPILPFLFLAVIATLAHNSNWLKQPKWIITWAIIAFFALAKYGYFWSLYLNSLDTWSATQKALTQITTSESVLTTSRIAPHLTHREMIKLAIEGSQSLDLNQFNYILLDRRHPGWSSSPELIDDHLNKLNQNENFRLIVNQDDVFLYRALTTPQGTK, from the coding sequence ATGCCTAAAAAAAATGATTTATTTTGGTTAATTGGTTGCGCGACAATAATCCTGTTTATTTGCAGTGCCACCAGACATATTTTATTTCAATCTAATGCTCTCGATCTTGGTTGGTTCGATCAAGGAGTTTACCTAATTTCTCAAGGTAAACCACCGATTATATCTTTTGTTGACTACCATATTTTAGGCGATCACATCGCTTTTATTCTCTATCCTATAGCCTTACTTTATAAAATTTATCCTAGCGTTTATTGGTTGCTTTTCTTACAAGCTTTTTCCCTTTCTCTTGGTGCTTTTCCCCTCTGGCAATTGGCAATAGAAGCGGGATTAGAAGAAAAAAAAGCTTATACATTAGCCTTAGTTTATCTGCTCTATCCCCTGATTTTTAATGTTAATCTCTTTGATTTTCATCCTGAAGTTATCGCAGTTCCAGCGATTTTTTGGACAATTTTGGCAGCAAGATTAAATAATCTCTGGGGATTTTGTCTGGGAATCATTATTATTCTCGGTTGTAAAGCAATTCTCTCTTTAACATTGTTGGGAATGGGTATCTGGTTACTTCTCTGGGAAAAGAAAAAAATCCCCGGAATAATTGCCATGATTAGCGGCATTCTTTGGTTTATTATCACCACGAAGTTATTAATTCCTCTCCTGACAGGAAAATCGGCAGTTATTGAAATGGCTGATTCTCGATATAGTTATCTAGGAGATAGTTTACCAGCAATTATCTTTAATCTTTTCCTCAAACCCGATCTTGTCTTGGGAAAAATCTTTACTGGCAATAATCTAGAATACCTAATCCTATTAATTATTCCCTTAGTTTGGGGTTTATCCTGGCGTTATTCTGCCCCAATAATTGCCGCTATTCCCGCACTCGCTTTAAATTTATTGGCAGATCATGCCCCACAAAAAAACTTAACTACTCAATATTCCCTGCCAATTTTACCCTTTTTATTTCTAGCGGTTATCGCCACTTTAGCCCATAATAGTAACTGGTTGAAGCAGCCTAAATGGATAATTACTTGGGCAATTATTGCCTTTTTTGCCTTAGCTAAATACGGCTATTTTTGGTCACTATATTTAAATTCCCTCGATACTTGGTCCGCCACCCAAAAAGCTCTAACCCAAATTACCACCAGTGAGAGTGTCTTGACTACTTCTAGAATTGCCCCCCATCTTACCCATCGAGAAATGATCAAATTAGCGATCGAAGGTTCCCAATCCCTAGATTTAAATCAATTTAATTATATTCTACTCGATCGCCGTCATCCCGGTTGGTCTAGTTCACCAGAACTAATTGATGATCACTTAAATAAACTCAATCAAAATGAGAACTTCCGGTTAATCGTTAATCAGGATGATGTGTTTTTATATCGGGCCTTGACAACCCCTCAAGGAACAAAATAA
- a CDS encoding amino acid ABC transporter substrate-binding protein, giving the protein MKLIIITLVILSNFFAALPAKSETVLEKIKRTGLLEVAMREDAIPFGYRDSNNNLQGLCLDFIQLLREELRYKLNLQIISVKIYKSTLFNRFQLLENKTVDFECGPNSIRKNIPDGVSFSRPFFVTGTQFLVRSDNQKNFNFSSSLEGISIGVLRDTSTQELLRQKYPLATYQEFQGVTGRLRGIQSLRRNRIDAFASDGILLIGEAVILGLSLEKDYQLIPRNPLNCDYYGFILPANDPQWQEFINGVIVTSENRNIFKTWFTEVASYFRDTWQYCRNNPEKSQ; this is encoded by the coding sequence ATGAAATTAATCATTATTACTCTCGTTATTTTATCTAATTTTTTTGCTGCTCTCCCAGCTAAGTCTGAAACGGTTCTAGAAAAAATTAAACGCACGGGATTATTAGAAGTAGCGATGAGAGAAGATGCCATTCCGTTTGGCTATCGAGATAGTAATAATAATTTGCAGGGATTATGCTTAGATTTTATCCAATTGCTCAGAGAGGAACTAAGGTATAAATTAAACCTCCAGATCATCAGTGTCAAAATTTATAAATCAACTTTATTTAATCGCTTCCAGTTATTGGAAAATAAAACCGTTGATTTCGAGTGTGGTCCTAATAGTATCAGAAAAAATATACCTGATGGTGTCAGTTTTTCCCGTCCTTTTTTTGTGACGGGAACTCAGTTTTTAGTTCGGAGTGATAATCAGAAAAATTTTAACTTTTCCTCGTCCTTAGAAGGTATAAGTATTGGAGTTTTGCGAGATACCAGCACTCAAGAATTATTAAGACAAAAATATCCTCTTGCTACCTATCAGGAATTTCAAGGAGTGACGGGAAGACTGCGGGGTATCCAAAGTTTAAGAAGGAATAGAATAGATGCTTTTGCTAGTGATGGTATTCTGCTAATTGGAGAAGCTGTCATTCTCGGTTTATCCTTAGAAAAAGATTATCAACTTATCCCGCGCAATCCTTTAAATTGTGATTATTATGGTTTCATTCTTCCCGCTAATGATCCCCAATGGCAAGAGTTTATTAATGGGGTTATCGTCACCAGTGAGAACAGAAATATTTTTAAAACATGGTTTACTGAAGTTGCTTCCTATTTTAGAGATACCTGGCAGTATTGTCGTAATAATCCCGAAAAATCCCAGTAA
- a CDS encoding ParA family protein, protein MTSQLKSNSPKILAVVNGKGGVGKTTTAVNLAAIWGQNQRVLLVDADPQGSSTWWVERNQAGMVFDLAKQINTEKLGELRQIIEYDLIVIDTPPALRSELLTAVIAESDYLILPTPPAPMDLMALIDTVRTAVKPLGIAYRVLLTKVDSRSLKETLEAQNTLLELGIPACHAFVRNYKAHEKAVLDGVAITNWRGKNAQEASADYRRVAEELERDW, encoded by the coding sequence ATGACCTCGCAATTAAAGTCTAATAGCCCAAAAATTCTCGCTGTTGTCAACGGTAAAGGTGGTGTGGGTAAAACCACAACTGCGGTCAATTTAGCGGCAATTTGGGGACAGAATCAGCGTGTTTTGCTGGTGGATGCGGATCCGCAGGGTTCCTCCACTTGGTGGGTAGAAAGAAATCAAGCGGGTATGGTATTTGATTTAGCCAAGCAAATTAATACAGAGAAATTAGGAGAATTGCGTCAAATTATCGAGTACGATCTGATCGTGATTGACACGCCACCAGCTTTGCGTTCCGAATTACTTACCGCAGTAATAGCAGAATCAGATTATTTAATTTTACCGACTCCTCCCGCACCGATGGATTTAATGGCTTTAATTGACACGGTACGGACGGCAGTTAAACCCCTAGGAATTGCCTATCGGGTTTTGTTAACAAAAGTGGATTCTCGTAGTCTTAAGGAAACTTTGGAAGCACAAAATACTTTATTAGAATTAGGTATTCCCGCCTGTCATGCTTTTGTCAGAAATTATAAGGCCCACGAAAAGGCCGTTTTAGACGGGGTTGCTATTACCAATTGGCGCGGTAAAAATGCCCAAGAAGCCAGCGCCGATTATCGTCGTGTGGCCGAAGAATTAGAACGGGATTGGTAG